CAGCAGCTCTACGAGGGTGTCCCTCTTGGAGATGAAGGTCCTAGTGGTCTAATAACTTATATGAGAACCGACTCAACACGCACCTCCGACGATGCGAAAAAAGCCTCTTTGGCATATATTACAAAAGAATTCGGCAAAAATTACTTCAAATCAAGGACTTATAAATCTGGAAAACTCAGCCAGGATGCACACGAAGCGATCAGACCGGCTGATGTTTTTAAAGCACCTGATTCGGTTCGACCTTATCTAAACAAGGACCAATTTCGTCTTTACAATCTGATCTGGAAACGCTTTCTGGCCTCGATGATGGCAGATGCAAAGTTTAGTCAAGTTAAGCTTATTATTGAAGCAGGGCCTTATGAGCTTTCTGCTACAGACCGAAAACTCGTTTTCGATGGATTCCTTAAACTTGTAGAAGTCGAAAAAGATAATGGTGACGAGGATGATATTGTTAAATTCCCGGAGCTTAAAAAGGGAATTGATCTCGAATACCTCGATACCGAAGCAACACAACACTTCACTAAGCCTCCCCCTCGATTCAGCGAAGGCACATTAGTTCGTGAGATGGAGCAAAATGGCGTCGGCAGACCATCGACTTATGCGCAGATAATCTCGACTATAACCCATAGAAAATATGTTTCAAAGAATAAAGGGAAGCTTCTACCTACTACTCTGGGAAGAGAGGTTTTCGATCTTTTGGAAAAACTCTTTCCCGGTCTTTTCGAGATAGATTTTACAGCAAAGATGGAGGAAGACCTCGATAAAGTCGAAGAGGGCAAGCTCGATTGGATACAGTTGCTCCGTGGTTTTTACGAAGATTTCGAACCTATGCTAGGTAAGGCCAACAAAAACCGATCGAGAATAAAAAAAGAATTGGAACAGAAGACCGACCACATATGTGAAAAATGCGGCAAACCAATGATTATTAAATGGGGCCGTTATGGCAAATTCTTAGCGTGTAGCAATTTCCCGGAATGCAAGAACACAAAACCGATCGATGAAAATGGCGATCCAGTTCCTGAAACAACTATAGATCGCAAATGTCCAAAGTGCGGAAATGCCTTGGTAATCAAGCATGATAGGCATGGCCATAGATTCCTCGCTTGTAGCACATATCCAAAGTGTAAACACACTGAACCTTTCGACACCGGTTTCAAATGTCCTAAAGAGGGCTGTTCCGGGCATCTTGTCGAAAAACATACTAAACGAAGTAAACACTTCTTTGGATGTAGCGAATATCCAAAATGCGATTTCGCGAGTTGGGATCCTCCTATCGAAGGCAAATGCCCTTCATGCGGCTGCGAGACTATGTTTTTATCTGTGAGAAAGCGTGGGACATTAAAGAAGTGCGGACGATGCTCATATAGTGAGCCGGTAGATGAAAATGCTCGAACAGACGAATAATGAACGAATCTATCTCGCTAACCTTATTAGCGAATTTCTCCTATATATATCGAAAGAGCGACATCTCAGCCCCAACACTGTGGCATCCTACAAGGTGGATCTAACTCAATTATTGGATTTTCTTACCGACAATTTTCCTGAAGGACTTATTAATCCAAAAAATATCGAGATAGTTGACTTAAGAGGTTTTCTTGCTGGGCTTAAACATGCTGGTTATTCCAAACGAAGTATTCATAGAAAAATAAGCTCGGTTCGCAGTTTCTTCGCTTTCCTTTATAGCCGAGAAATTGTAGAATTTAATCCGGCTCGTTACTTAACCTTGCCAAAATTAGAAAAAAGATTACCAAATTTTCTCGATTTCGCACAAGCAAATGAAGCACTCGAACTTCCGAATGACTCCACTCCACTCGGTATTCGAGATAAGGCTATTATGGAGGTGTTATACGGCACTGGCATCCGAGCCTCGGAGCTACTTGCAATCGATAAACACCGACTGAACTTAGAAAACAGTGAGATTAAAGTTATTGGAAAAGGGAACAAAGAAAGGATAGTGCTCATCGGTGAACCGGCTATCGAAGCAATAAAGGATTATATTCGTATCCGTCCCGATTTGCTTTCTGAAAAAAAGGAAACGGCATTCTGGTTAACAAAAAGCGGCATGGAACTCAACAGAAGAGACCTATATAATATAGTCCATAAATATTTAAAACAAGTAACCGACGGCAAAGCCTCCCCTCATGTTATGAGGCATACATTCGCCACCCATCTTCTTGACTGTGGAGCAGATTTACTAGCGGTGAAAGAGCTTCTCGGTCACGAATCGCTTTCGACTACCCAAATCTATACTCATCTCACAATCGAACATCTGAAAGAAACTTATCGTAAGGCGCACCCCAAGAGCAGATCGTAGTTTATTGTTAAAAGCTCATTTATACTGAAGAAATGTGAAATTCGAGTATTAAATGCAGTAAATCAGCAAGATATCCATTTATGCGAACTCTGTAAGACGAAATTCCTTCAAGTTTATTATTTCCCATAAAGTCATTACATATCTTACTTTCGCTGTATTTAAAATTGATACGATTGTCTCTTGACTTATCTGATTTAGGCTCCTAAATTGTATGTTCAAACTATTTATTGGAGGTTAGTATGCACGGTTTTGAAAAAATGCTCGAAATGATACCTGATAATGTTAAGGCCGTCGTCGGGAACTCGACACGAATTCCCGTAGTAAATTCGAGACATGTATTTGATGCTTTAATCGACGAGCGTATAATTATTATGGCCTGCAACTGCCGCATACCGCACGTCATTCCCGGTATTATGCGAGCTTCAGAGGAATTAGATGCTGTTGTATGTTATGAACTTGCCAAAACAGAGGGCAATATTGATGGTGGCTATACTGCTCAAACTCCATCTCAATATGCCGCTACAACTTTCGAGTATGCCGAAAGAACTGCTCTTACTAAACCGTTTTTCGTTCATGCTGACCATTTATCCGTGAAAAATTCCAGCGAGGAAGAATATAATAGCACAGCAAAACTGATAACATCCCAGATAGATGCCGGCTATACTAGTTATGCTATTGATGCCTCACACAACCCTCTTCAAGAAAACACAGATATAACAAGGCGTCTCGCCCGCCCAATTTCCGATATGGGATTCGGACTCGAAGTCGAGGTCGGCGAGATAGCAGGGCTTCTTGGGAAACTTACTACTGTCGAAGAGGCAATATCATATATCAGCGATCTCTGTGATGCTGGCCACTCTCCCAATCTCCTTGCAATATCTAACGGTTCCAAACATGGGAATTACTCTGTTGACGAAGAGGTTCATATAGATCTTGAAAGAACCGCTGAAATCTTCACTTCAATTCGGCCATATGGTGTTGCTATAGCACAACATGGAATCACAGGCACACCCCTATCACTAATTGGAAAATTCGCGGATTTCGGTATTCGTAAGGGAAATGTTGGAACAAACTGGCAAAACATTGCTCATGTTAATCTTCCAACTACACTTTTCGAATCCATGAAGACGTGGGCCGAGGTTGAAGGAGTAGATATTAAAAAAGCTACTAAGAAGTTTAAAAATGAAATCGATTCCATCGATGAGAAATATAAGAAAAAGATAGCAGACGAAGCCTATATCTCCGCAAAAGAATTTATTACTGCATTCCGCGCCGAAGGCAGCGCTTCTAAAGTAATTAAATATTTCGAAACGCTTTAAAACCAGATATAATTCGGCTCAAATTAAAAAGCGCTTGGCCATATAGACCGAGCGCTTTTTTTAATATAGTATTTTTATTATACTGTTTTTATACTATTCTTCCTCTTCATCCGGGGGTATGACCTGAGCCTTAATGAACTCTATTGTCGAACGGATCACTGTTTTTACCTGATCTTCGCTATCATCCATCAGATAAAGTGGAAATCCAAAATAGGCTGTCCTATAACTTGGAGTCACATAGCGAACTGCGATCGGTCCACCACCATAATTGGTCGAATCCATTGCATCAGCTGTTGCACTGAGACCGAAATTATATAGAATCTGTGTATAAGGACTTCCGCCATATGAAGGTGGCCTAGAACCAAGCCGTTTCACATATGGAATTTGGCCATCGGGAACTAAAGAAGAATCTATTACCAAATCGGGGTATTCGGATGCAGGGAGGCTCGTATTCCTTGAACCATAAGAGAATATCGCACGGGCGTATCCCTCTCCAAAATCTTCAGCTATCCCGAAAAAGTTATAGGAAGGCACAAAAGCCCATGAATCAGATTCTTTGTTGAAGCAATCTCGGCCATCTACAATAATTCTTCCCCCAACTTTGATGTATTCCATTATCTCATTGAGGAATCCCTCGTCCATTTTGAAATTATAAGAACCATCTTGATCGAGAATATAAAGTATATTGTATTCTGAAAGCACGGTTCTATCGACTTCTAGATCAGCATAACCGGATGTAACCGAATCCCAATCTGCGATAATTCCATCACTTTTCAAGCCTTGAAGCACATCGGTATAATATTGACGAACATTACTCAAATCATCGAACATGTAGAACCAGCTCTCGTTCTGATCGATCAATAAAACCTTGTGATTGGGATATGTCCCATCGGCGTATTGTTCTAGAACACTCTCTCTGGAAATATCGAAACTCGGATGAGCAATTTGAATAATTGCTGTATCCGCCACACCACTGTAAAAAGCGTCATCTCTGACTTGAATAATAAATCTATATTCGCCAGTTGGGACATTACCCTTCATCATTGTCGAGGTATTACGAATCCAACCATCGTATTCATCGAATCCAGAAATAACACCTCCAATGGAATCCTCTGAGAGGGAAGATAATGCAATTACATTATCAGCTGTATTTTCAAGAAACCACTTATACTCCAGAAGAATCGAATTATCAGGATCTGTGCCTCTCCATGAAACCTTAATCCCATCCCAGCTATAAGTAGTATCATCAAGACACCAGAATTCGCCGCCATCGAAATCTTCTGTAGTTATTTCACACGTATCTGGAGGTAAATTACTGCGATAGAATGTCCCACACTGAATATCTGAATTTGCTCCTTCGTAATCAAGTGCGCGAACACAGAAAAGATGTTCAGTAAGTTCATCTTGGACAAGAAGAGATAAAAATATTGTATCGCAATTGGCGTCGGTTTCGGTCCAAAATATACTATCTCCGCTTTGATTAAGAACAAACGTCTGTTGAGCCAGAAGAGTGGGATCATCTTTCAGGGCATTGAATACCGAATCAGGAACTCCTTGATCTGAACCTGTCTGTTGCTTTGGCAAGTCTATATATTCGTAATCATAAACTTTACCATCAGTATCGAACCCCTGCCAGCATATAATAGGAGCAGCTCCAAGAGTGTCGCCATCGATCGGATTGTTGTATAAAATAACAATGGGATCAATGTTTGTATTTTGCTCACCTTGATATCCGCATCCGTTCAACATAGCCATAATAAGCACGGCTATAGCGAGAATAGAATAAGTTGTTTTTGATATTCTTAACATAGTCACTCCTAAAACTCAACGCCGAGGCTAAATCTATGAACAAGAAGCAGTTCTTGCATTTCGCTCAAAGAATAGTCGACCTTGAAAACTGTGGAAGAAACCGGAATTTTTGCCCCTGCACCGACTCCGAAAAAATCGGCATCCCACGCACCGAATTTATAT
Above is a window of bacterium DNA encoding:
- a CDS encoding tyrosine recombinase — its product is MKMLEQTNNERIYLANLISEFLLYISKERHLSPNTVASYKVDLTQLLDFLTDNFPEGLINPKNIEIVDLRGFLAGLKHAGYSKRSIHRKISSVRSFFAFLYSREIVEFNPARYLTLPKLEKRLPNFLDFAQANEALELPNDSTPLGIRDKAIMEVLYGTGIRASELLAIDKHRLNLENSEIKVIGKGNKERIVLIGEPAIEAIKDYIRIRPDLLSEKKETAFWLTKSGMELNRRDLYNIVHKYLKQVTDGKASPHVMRHTFATHLLDCGADLLAVKELLGHESLSTTQIYTHLTIEHLKETYRKAHPKSRS
- the topA gene encoding type I DNA topoisomerase — protein: MSKKNLVIVESPTKSRTLKRFLGDGYEIIASGGHLRDLPGERLGVDIDLDFKPEYISIPGKRKIIANLKRQAKEADFIFLASDPDREGEAIAWHIAQLIRKPDKQLGRVRFNEITEKAVLEGIAHPTSIDINKVDAQQARRVLDRLVGYQVSPFLWKTLYKGLSAGRVQSVALRLIVEREREIEKFDPQEYWFLYADIKAKGEKFRVKATKFEGKSLKISDKTSAEQHKAELSKHKFIIANIQKKALSKSPPPPFITSSMQLAAARQIGFSASKTMLVAQQLYEGVPLGDEGPSGLITYMRTDSTRTSDDAKKASLAYITKEFGKNYFKSRTYKSGKLSQDAHEAIRPADVFKAPDSVRPYLNKDQFRLYNLIWKRFLASMMADAKFSQVKLIIEAGPYELSATDRKLVFDGFLKLVEVEKDNGDEDDIVKFPELKKGIDLEYLDTEATQHFTKPPPRFSEGTLVREMEQNGVGRPSTYAQIISTITHRKYVSKNKGKLLPTTLGREVFDLLEKLFPGLFEIDFTAKMEEDLDKVEEGKLDWIQLLRGFYEDFEPMLGKANKNRSRIKKELEQKTDHICEKCGKPMIIKWGRYGKFLACSNFPECKNTKPIDENGDPVPETTIDRKCPKCGNALVIKHDRHGHRFLACSTYPKCKHTEPFDTGFKCPKEGCSGHLVEKHTKRSKHFFGCSEYPKCDFASWDPPIEGKCPSCGCETMFLSVRKRGTLKKCGRCSYSEPVDENARTDE
- a CDS encoding class II fructose-bisphosphate aldolase, which produces MLEMIPDNVKAVVGNSTRIPVVNSRHVFDALIDERIIIMACNCRIPHVIPGIMRASEELDAVVCYELAKTEGNIDGGYTAQTPSQYAATTFEYAERTALTKPFFVHADHLSVKNSSEEEYNSTAKLITSQIDAGYTSYAIDASHNPLQENTDITRRLARPISDMGFGLEVEVGEIAGLLGKLTTVEEAISYISDLCDAGHSPNLLAISNGSKHGNYSVDEEVHIDLERTAEIFTSIRPYGVAIAQHGITGTPLSLIGKFADFGIRKGNVGTNWQNIAHVNLPTTLFESMKTWAEVEGVDIKKATKKFKNEIDSIDEKYKKKIADEAYISAKEFITAFRAEGSASKVIKYFETL